Proteins from a single region of Thermoanaerobacter uzonensis DSM 18761:
- a CDS encoding BMP family lipoprotein, with product MKKWRVVLASVLVLLLSVSVFLSGCSSKTKQESTQPQTTTQEAKNKNFKVGLVTDVGGINDHSFNQMAYEGLQRAAKELGVTVNVIQSKQMTDYVPNLTNFAQQGYNLIIAVGFMMHDAIEEVSQKFPDTKFMIIDSEVTDRPNVSSAMFKTEQCGYLVGAMAGLMEKEKAGKVKGTNVIGVVGGMQIPPVDSYIAGYQQGAKAVNPDVKVIVNYTNNFNDPAAGKQMALTEISQGAEIIFQVAGGTGDGVIKAAQEKNVYAIGVDADQSYLAPDNVLTSAMKRVDVATFDIIKDTLNGNFKSGIVYFDLKNDGVGIGKVNKDVPQSIVDKVNQLAQDIKDGKITISDKVSK from the coding sequence ATGAAGAAGTGGCGTGTTGTTTTAGCATCTGTGTTGGTCTTGCTGCTGTCAGTATCAGTATTCTTATCAGGATGTTCTTCAAAGACAAAGCAAGAAAGTACACAACCTCAAACTACTACACAAGAGGCTAAAAACAAAAACTTTAAAGTAGGGTTAGTTACAGATGTTGGTGGTATTAATGATCACAGCTTTAACCAGATGGCTTATGAAGGCTTACAAAGAGCTGCTAAAGAATTGGGTGTTACAGTTAACGTAATACAATCAAAGCAAATGACGGACTACGTTCCAAATTTAACAAATTTTGCACAACAAGGTTATAACTTAATAATTGCAGTAGGTTTTATGATGCATGATGCTATTGAAGAAGTATCACAAAAATTCCCAGATACAAAATTTATGATAATTGACTCAGAAGTTACAGACAGACCTAATGTTTCATCAGCTATGTTTAAGACAGAACAATGTGGCTATCTTGTAGGTGCAATGGCTGGATTAATGGAAAAAGAAAAGGCTGGAAAAGTAAAAGGTACAAACGTAATAGGTGTTGTTGGTGGGATGCAGATACCACCAGTTGATAGCTATATTGCAGGTTATCAACAAGGAGCAAAGGCTGTTAATCCAGATGTCAAAGTTATTGTGAACTATACAAATAATTTCAATGACCCTGCTGCAGGTAAACAAATGGCTTTGACGGAGATAAGCCAGGGTGCAGAAATCATTTTCCAAGTTGCTGGTGGCACTGGTGACGGAGTAATAAAAGCGGCACAAGAGAAAAACGTATATGCTATTGGTGTTGATGCAGACCAGAGTTATCTGGCACCTGATAATGTTTTAACTTCTGCTATGAAGAGGGTTGATGTTGCCACCTTCGACATTATAAAGGATACTTTAAATGGTAACTTCAAGAGTGGTATTGTATACTTTGATTTGAAAAATGATGGTGTTGGAATAGGAAAAGTGAACAAAGATGTTCCGCAATCTATCGTAGATAAAGTTAATCAATTAGCTCAAGATATTAAAGACGGCAAAATAACAATATCCGATAAAGTTTCAAAATAA
- a CDS encoding ABC transporter ATP-binding protein, with protein sequence MSAILEVKNITKVFPKVVANDNVNLTVEKGEIHAILGENGAGKSTLMNIIYGLYKPDSGKLIFDGEELNLSGPHEAIEKGIGMVHQHFMLIPVLTVAENIVLGAEPKGITYDRKKANELIKEISQKYHLEIDPEAKVKDLSVGLQQRVEILKAFYRKAKLLILDEPTAMLTPQETEKLFEIMRGLVKQGMSIIFISHKLEEVLEISDRVTVMRRGKTVGTLNTKETNEQDLANLMVGREVVLRIEKTEYKPGNVALSVKNLSVVDQQNIPKIKDVSFDIHEGEIFGLAGIDGNGQLELVEAIMGLRPKKSGNILFYGKDVTNFSTKQLYREGISYIPQDRQADGLVLDFTIAENLILREYRDPTYSRYGVIQYKKVYENAERKVKEFDVRPPEYMLKARGLSGGNQQKVILAREVGYNPKLLIAVQPTRGMDVGAIEYIHKRILELRDRGAAVFLVSLELEEIMSLSDRIGVIYNGQLMDILDGKTATREQIGMLMAGSRFDKTTLEAR encoded by the coding sequence ATGAGTGCTATATTGGAAGTAAAAAATATTACGAAAGTATTTCCTAAAGTTGTAGCAAATGACAATGTCAATCTCACAGTTGAAAAAGGGGAAATTCACGCGATACTTGGAGAAAATGGCGCTGGTAAATCTACTTTAATGAATATTATATATGGGTTGTATAAACCAGATTCAGGTAAACTTATTTTTGATGGGGAAGAACTCAATCTAAGTGGTCCCCATGAAGCAATTGAAAAAGGCATAGGAATGGTGCACCAGCATTTTATGCTTATTCCTGTTTTAACAGTTGCAGAAAATATTGTATTAGGAGCAGAGCCTAAAGGTATAACTTATGATAGAAAAAAAGCAAATGAACTGATAAAAGAAATTTCACAAAAATATCATCTTGAAATAGACCCTGAAGCGAAAGTAAAAGATTTATCTGTTGGCCTTCAGCAGAGAGTTGAGATTTTAAAAGCTTTCTATAGAAAAGCGAAACTTTTAATTTTAGATGAGCCGACAGCTATGCTTACTCCTCAGGAAACAGAAAAATTATTTGAAATAATGAGGGGTCTTGTAAAACAAGGTATGTCTATAATATTTATAAGCCACAAGTTAGAAGAAGTCCTGGAAATTTCTGATAGAGTTACTGTTATGAGGCGAGGTAAAACTGTTGGTACTTTGAACACAAAAGAAACAAATGAGCAAGACCTTGCTAATTTGATGGTAGGTAGAGAAGTAGTACTCCGAATAGAAAAGACTGAGTACAAACCAGGGAATGTCGCTTTAAGTGTTAAGAATTTAAGCGTAGTTGACCAGCAGAATATTCCTAAGATTAAAGATGTAAGCTTTGATATACACGAAGGAGAAATTTTCGGACTGGCAGGTATTGATGGAAATGGGCAATTAGAATTGGTGGAAGCTATAATGGGATTAAGGCCTAAGAAATCAGGCAATATTTTATTTTATGGAAAAGATGTTACAAATTTCTCTACAAAACAACTTTATAGAGAGGGAATATCCTATATTCCACAAGATAGGCAAGCAGATGGACTTGTTTTGGATTTTACAATTGCAGAAAATTTGATTTTGAGAGAATATAGAGATCCTACCTATTCTCGTTATGGTGTAATTCAATATAAAAAGGTTTATGAAAACGCCGAGAGAAAAGTCAAAGAGTTTGACGTAAGGCCTCCTGAGTACATGCTTAAGGCTCGTGGTTTATCAGGAGGGAATCAGCAAAAGGTTATTTTAGCAAGAGAGGTAGGATACAATCCTAAGCTTTTAATTGCGGTTCAGCCAACACGTGGAATGGACGTTGGTGCTATAGAATATATTCACAAGAGAATACTTGAATTAAGAGACAGAGGCGCTGCTGTATTTCTCGTTTCGTTAGAATTAGAAGAGATAATGTCATTATCAGATAGAATTGGAGTTATATACAATGGCCAGCTTATGGATATTTTGGATGGCAAGACTGCAACAAGAGAGCAAATAGGAATGCTTATGGCTGGTTCACGATTTGATAAGACGACATTGGAGGCGAGATAA
- a CDS encoding ABC transporter permease, translating to MKNILKELYIPVVAVLIAIVIGSIIMIITGFNPINAYASLFIGAFGSVNNIANTLANAVPLILTGLGVAISFKAGLFNIGAEGQYWIGAIVGVWIGYSFSGLPWYIHIPFALIAAMIAGGLWAGLIPGLAKAYTGANEVITTMMMSYIAIYFSHFLLEFGPMMEKGTIPQSPVIKESAVIPFLIQNTQLSYGIFIALVAAVFVYWLMFKTTWGFEMRAVGYNQRAARYAGMNVPLNMVLSLGLSGVFAGLAGAVQMLGVQHRLYDSFTSGYGYTAIVVALLANNNPIGVIFAAILFAALGTGSQYMQLNAQVPGQMADVITGLIVFFVAAHRVAEVIKDMFAKKQKKEAEA from the coding sequence ATGAAGAATATTTTAAAAGAACTTTATATACCAGTTGTAGCGGTGCTTATAGCCATTGTAATAGGTTCTATCATAATGATTATTACTGGTTTTAATCCTATTAATGCGTATGCTTCATTATTTATTGGAGCTTTTGGTTCAGTCAATAACATTGCAAATACTCTTGCAAATGCTGTGCCACTCATTTTAACAGGACTAGGCGTAGCCATTTCCTTTAAAGCTGGACTTTTCAATATAGGTGCAGAAGGTCAATATTGGATAGGAGCAATTGTAGGTGTTTGGATTGGTTACAGTTTCAGTGGGCTTCCTTGGTATATTCATATACCTTTTGCACTTATAGCTGCGATGATAGCAGGAGGACTTTGGGCAGGACTCATTCCAGGACTTGCAAAAGCATATACCGGTGCGAATGAGGTTATAACTACCATGATGATGAGCTATATCGCGATATATTTTAGTCACTTTTTACTTGAGTTTGGTCCTATGATGGAAAAGGGAACAATTCCTCAATCTCCTGTAATTAAGGAAAGTGCAGTAATACCATTTTTGATTCAAAACACTCAGCTTTCTTACGGAATTTTTATTGCTCTTGTTGCCGCAGTTTTTGTATATTGGCTTATGTTTAAAACAACCTGGGGATTCGAAATGAGAGCAGTAGGATATAATCAAAGAGCAGCAAGGTACGCAGGAATGAATGTGCCTTTGAATATGGTGCTTTCATTAGGATTAAGCGGTGTATTTGCAGGACTTGCTGGTGCTGTCCAGATGTTAGGAGTACAGCATAGACTCTATGATAGTTTTACTTCTGGATATGGCTATACAGCAATAGTTGTAGCCTTACTTGCAAACAATAATCCAATAGGAGTTATATTTGCAGCAATTTTGTTTGCTGCTTTAGGTACAGGTTCTCAATATATGCAGCTTAATGCGCAGGTACCGGGTCAAATGGCAGACGTTATTACAGGGCTTATAGTATTTTTTGTTGCAGCTCATAGAGTAGCAGAAGTTATAAAAGACATGTTTGCTAAAAAGCAAAAGAAGGAGGCAGAAGCATGA
- a CDS encoding ABC transporter permease: protein MKEVFLNPQLWAATLAMATPLALPALGGTFSERSGVVNIAMEGIMLIAAFFAVVFAHATGSAWLGLLGAMIVGLIVALIFAWAAVSLTANQIILGMAINIFASGITAYLLNTMYGFTGTPTDTPMLPTIDIPGIKNIPFLGQVLSGHSVVVYLMIIILFISDYFLFHTNLGLRLRAVGENPEAAETAGIDVIKLRYLGVALSGILSAMGGAYLSIGALNSFNPDMTSGRGYIALAAMIFGKWTPFGSFGAALLFGFATALSMQLQNTAFSKNIIMMLPYILTILALVGVGGKSVPPAADGVPYTPKK, encoded by the coding sequence ATGAAAGAAGTATTTTTGAATCCTCAACTTTGGGCAGCTACTTTGGCAATGGCCACACCATTGGCATTGCCTGCGCTAGGGGGTACCTTTTCTGAAAGGTCTGGTGTTGTAAATATAGCAATGGAAGGCATTATGCTTATTGCAGCATTTTTTGCAGTTGTGTTTGCTCATGCTACTGGTAGTGCTTGGTTGGGACTTTTAGGTGCTATGATAGTTGGGCTTATAGTAGCTTTGATTTTTGCGTGGGCCGCTGTAAGCTTAACAGCTAATCAAATAATTTTAGGTATGGCTATTAATATTTTTGCATCGGGTATTACAGCATACCTTTTAAACACGATGTATGGTTTTACAGGTACTCCTACTGATACTCCTATGCTTCCCACTATAGATATTCCAGGCATTAAGAATATACCATTTTTAGGCCAAGTTTTAAGTGGTCACAGTGTTGTAGTATATTTGATGATAATAATTTTATTCATATCAGATTATTTTCTGTTCCACACAAATTTGGGACTAAGACTTCGAGCGGTTGGTGAAAATCCTGAGGCGGCTGAAACAGCGGGTATAGATGTTATAAAATTAAGATATCTTGGAGTAGCATTAAGTGGTATTCTTTCTGCGATGGGTGGCGCTTATCTGTCAATAGGTGCGTTAAATAGCTTTAACCCTGATATGACGAGTGGTAGAGGTTATATTGCGTTGGCAGCAATGATTTTTGGTAAATGGACACCTTTTGGGTCTTTTGGCGCTGCACTTCTCTTTGGATTTGCAACGGCGCTCAGTATGCAGCTTCAAAATACGGCATTTTCAAAGAATATAATCATGATGTTGCCTTATATATTGACTATCCTTGCACTTGTGGGTGTCGGCGGAAAGAGCGTGCCACCTGCTGCAGATGGAGTACCTTATACACCAAAGAAATAA
- a CDS encoding GntR family transcriptional regulator, whose protein sequence is MLLPEKKPLYELALRKMEELIKTGQWKEGSKLPSESQLAKQFGISRATLREAMRILEDEGLIVKQQGVGTFVRRKPLIKSGLEELFSVTTLIERQGMVPGTKDFTVYKLPATENEANHLKLKPGDIIYKVERVRTADEVPVVYCIDRLPQNIVGESFTGFEQSVFSYLENEHSIIITYAVSNIRVIKHDPVVEKKLMMDKNDSILLLEQVHYDENNMPILYSSNYFNASKFDFYIIRKRTL, encoded by the coding sequence ATGTTGTTACCTGAAAAAAAACCGCTGTATGAGCTCGCCTTAAGGAAAATGGAAGAATTGATAAAGACAGGGCAGTGGAAAGAAGGGAGCAAGCTCCCTTCTGAATCACAGCTTGCCAAACAATTTGGCATTAGTCGAGCTACTTTAAGGGAAGCAATGAGAATTTTAGAAGATGAAGGACTTATAGTGAAACAGCAAGGGGTAGGAACTTTTGTAAGGAGAAAACCACTTATAAAGAGTGGCTTGGAAGAGTTATTTAGTGTTACAACTTTAATTGAAAGACAAGGAATGGTACCTGGTACAAAAGATTTTACTGTATATAAACTTCCTGCTACAGAAAATGAGGCAAATCACTTAAAATTGAAACCAGGAGATATTATATATAAAGTAGAAAGAGTAAGAACAGCAGATGAGGTCCCAGTGGTGTATTGCATAGATAGGTTACCTCAAAATATTGTAGGCGAATCTTTTACTGGATTTGAACAATCTGTGTTTTCTTACCTTGAAAATGAACACTCTATCATAATAACCTATGCAGTTTCTAATATAAGAGTTATAAAACATGACCCTGTTGTTGAGAAAAAACTGATGATGGACAAAAATGATTCAATACTTCTTTTAGAACAAGTGCATTACGATGAAAACAATATGCCAATTCTTTATTCTTCTAACTATTTTAATGCTTCTAAATTCGACTTCTATATTATACGCAAAAGAACGCTGTGA
- a CDS encoding cytidine deaminase translates to MEYKDYDKLIELAKEAREKAYVPYSHFKVGACVLTDDGKTYQGCNIENASYGLTNCAERTALFSAYANGDRKLKAIAVVADTEGPVSPCGACRQVMLELGGEDMIVILSNMKGDYAVVTVKDLLPGAFTSKDLEK, encoded by the coding sequence GTGGAATATAAAGATTATGATAAGCTTATCGAATTAGCGAAGGAAGCAAGGGAGAAGGCCTATGTGCCTTACTCCCACTTTAAAGTAGGTGCATGTGTGCTTACTGATGATGGCAAAACTTATCAAGGCTGCAATATTGAGAATGCTTCTTATGGCCTTACCAATTGCGCAGAAAGGACAGCGCTTTTTAGTGCTTATGCAAATGGAGATAGAAAACTAAAAGCAATTGCAGTAGTTGCAGATACTGAAGGTCCTGTCTCTCCCTGTGGTGCATGTAGACAAGTAATGCTGGAATTGGGTGGAGAAGACATGATTGTGATACTGAGTAATATGAAAGGTGATTATGCTGTTGTCACAGTTAAAGACTTATTGCCAGGTGCTTTTACCTCAAAAGATTTAGAAAAATAA
- a CDS encoding phosphopentomutase has product MLKRVILIVLDSVGVGELPDAYKFGDEGSNTLGHVTEKTGVELPNMGRLGLGNIIPLKSVPENPNAIGGYGKMAEKSAGKDTTTGHWEIAGLFIEKPFPTYPHGFPEEIIKEFEKRIGRKVLGNKPASGTEIIKELGEEHVKTGFPIVYTSADSVFQVAAHEDVIPLEELYRICEIAREILKDDHAVGRVIARPFTGTPGNFVRTGNRRDFSLKPFEPTVLDMLKEEGYEVFAIGKIEDIFAGQGITEKNHTTNNDEGITATIKAMDDIKNGLIFTNLVDFDMLYGHRNDVEGYAKALKHFDNRLQEIMEKLTKEDLLIITADHGCDPTTPSTDHSREYVPLLVYSPLMAHGVNLGVRSTYSDVAATIAEIFKVGPTKHGTSFLRELPL; this is encoded by the coding sequence ATGCTCAAAAGAGTCATACTAATAGTTTTGGATAGCGTAGGAGTAGGAGAATTGCCAGACGCATATAAGTTTGGGGATGAAGGTTCAAACACCTTAGGTCATGTGACAGAAAAGACAGGTGTTGAACTTCCTAATATGGGACGCTTAGGGCTGGGGAATATAATTCCTTTAAAAAGTGTTCCTGAAAACCCTAACGCTATTGGTGGATATGGCAAAATGGCTGAGAAATCAGCAGGGAAAGATACTACTACAGGCCATTGGGAGATAGCAGGACTCTTTATTGAGAAACCTTTTCCTACTTATCCCCATGGTTTTCCTGAGGAAATTATTAAAGAGTTTGAAAAGAGGATTGGAAGAAAAGTTTTGGGGAATAAGCCTGCTTCAGGTACAGAAATAATAAAAGAGCTGGGAGAAGAACATGTAAAAACAGGTTTCCCGATAGTTTATACTTCTGCTGATAGCGTATTTCAAGTAGCAGCCCATGAGGATGTAATACCTCTTGAAGAGCTTTATAGAATTTGTGAAATTGCCAGGGAAATACTTAAAGATGACCATGCGGTAGGAAGAGTAATTGCAAGACCTTTTACCGGCACTCCTGGAAATTTTGTAAGAACAGGAAATAGAAGAGATTTTTCTCTCAAACCTTTTGAACCTACAGTATTAGATATGTTAAAAGAAGAGGGATATGAAGTTTTTGCTATAGGAAAAATTGAGGATATTTTCGCTGGACAGGGAATTACTGAAAAAAACCATACGACGAACAATGACGAGGGCATTACAGCTACTATAAAAGCGATGGATGATATTAAAAACGGGTTAATTTTTACAAATTTAGTTGATTTTGACATGCTGTATGGTCATAGAAATGATGTTGAAGGATATGCAAAAGCTTTAAAACATTTTGATAATAGGCTTCAAGAAATTATGGAAAAACTCACAAAAGAAGATTTGCTAATTATAACTGCTGACCATGGGTGTGACCCTACTACCCCAAGCACAGATCATTCAAGGGAATATGTGCCACTATTAGTTTATAGTCCTTTAATGGCACACGGAGTAAATCTTGGAGTGAGAAGTACTTATTCAGACGTTGCAGCTACAATAGCTGAAATATTTAAAGTTGGTCCTACAAAACATGGCACATCTTTCTTAAGGGAATTACCTTTATGA
- a CDS encoding pyrimidine-nucleoside phosphorylase, with product MRMYDLIMKKRDGGVLTKEEIDFIISSYTKDYLPDYQMSALAMAIYFRGMTPEETAHLTMAMAYSGDVMDLSAIKGIKVDKHSTGGVADTTTLVLAPMVAACGAPVAKMSGRGLGHTGGTIDKLESIPGMRVELSEKEFIDNVNKYGIAIIGQTKNLTPADKKLYALRDVTATVDSIPLIASSIMSKKIAAGADGIVLDVKVGRGAFMKDLESAKTLAKLMVDIGNSVGRKTVAHVTNMDYPLGLAIGNALEIVEAVQVLKGHGSKDLLEVCMLLGSDMLQIAGVAKDDKEARTKLKEALDSGKALEKFKEFIKAQGGDERVVDDLSLLPQAKYIRPWIADRDVYIKDLMALDLGLVAMKLGAGREKKEDTIDLAVGIMLGGKVGDIIKKGEPIATIYANDESKLGWAFDEIKKYILLSDEPVERPTLIFE from the coding sequence ATGCGGATGTATGACCTTATCATGAAAAAGAGAGATGGTGGAGTTCTTACAAAAGAAGAGATTGATTTTATAATTTCTTCTTATACCAAAGATTACCTTCCTGATTATCAGATGAGTGCTTTAGCAATGGCTATATATTTTAGAGGAATGACGCCAGAGGAGACTGCACATCTTACTATGGCTATGGCTTATTCTGGCGATGTGATGGATTTATCAGCCATTAAAGGAATCAAAGTGGATAAACACTCAACTGGTGGTGTAGCTGACACTACTACATTAGTACTTGCTCCGATGGTAGCAGCCTGTGGAGCACCTGTTGCCAAAATGTCGGGAAGAGGTTTAGGACATACCGGTGGGACGATAGATAAACTGGAGTCAATACCAGGAATGAGAGTAGAACTCAGCGAAAAGGAGTTTATTGATAACGTAAATAAATATGGTATTGCTATTATTGGGCAGACAAAAAATCTCACACCTGCTGATAAGAAATTATATGCTTTAAGAGATGTTACTGCAACAGTAGATTCTATTCCGCTTATAGCGAGCTCTATAATGAGTAAAAAGATTGCCGCAGGAGCAGATGGCATAGTATTAGATGTAAAAGTGGGTAGAGGAGCTTTCATGAAAGACTTAGAAAGTGCCAAAACCCTTGCTAAATTAATGGTGGATATTGGTAATTCTGTAGGAAGAAAGACTGTAGCCCATGTTACAAATATGGATTATCCGTTAGGGCTTGCGATAGGAAATGCACTTGAGATAGTAGAAGCTGTTCAAGTATTGAAAGGTCATGGTTCTAAAGATTTATTGGAAGTATGTATGCTACTTGGTTCTGATATGCTTCAAATTGCAGGAGTTGCAAAAGACGACAAGGAGGCAAGGACAAAACTAAAAGAAGCACTTGATAGCGGAAAAGCCTTAGAAAAATTTAAAGAATTTATAAAGGCTCAAGGTGGAGATGAAAGAGTAGTTGACGATTTATCACTTTTACCACAGGCTAAGTATATAAGACCTTGGATTGCCGACAGAGATGTATATATAAAAGACCTTATGGCTTTAGATTTAGGTCTTGTAGCGATGAAATTAGGAGCGGGAAGAGAGAAAAAAGAAGATACGATTGATCTAGCTGTTGGCATAATGCTAGGTGGCAAAGTTGGAGATATAATTAAGAAAGGAGAACCTATTGCGACGATATATGCCAATGATGAAAGCAAATTAGGTTGGGCTTTTGATGAAATCAAAAAATATATTCTTCTTTCAGATGAGCCTGTAGAAAGACCAACATTAATATTTGAATAG
- a CDS encoding methyl-accepting chemotaxis protein, with protein sequence MGKTIRAQLIRSFVIIGVLIAILSLTVNLGIINTIKNIENLRKYVVNQVINVSSAQVQIAVLSGNIQQTLNDYISGNTTNFSVGIPIHSMETYIYNIQNRLEDYKSTKSYDTLKKDLTAIQEDIQNLKKAVNNLPEKYNPVEDSDKIVNITYYLNHLQSALNDFSSTYSQGFLPYFNNMIQENQKTFYVSLGVSVIIAILILIYVIIIVRKIRKFAKFINSEIDAAVKQSEKVMNYAVNIRDKSEENTMNITSSKQGLEDLVNGINIISENINEVAESITKVSETNENLSQVSDKLMRDMNEAMMKIKEIEENANRQGEEVKSLIESLQESLENSKNTSKQLNELEKRMGGIKDILYSISDIAEQTNLLALNAAIEAARAGENGRGFAVVAEEIRKLAAQSTESVERIGEIIESLTQFTRDTVDNVIKNIDTSTKASSEVNKVLDIFEQTKEGFDKVSDIISEISVAAEETAVSSSQTLHAMRNVMAASQNISAQVEELLASSQQLLAEINVVDENNLKNLDHIKEQVEYTEELKANMQKITNIVKQL encoded by the coding sequence ATGGGAAAGACTATCCGTGCTCAACTCATACGTTCATTTGTAATAATAGGAGTCCTCATTGCAATTTTATCTTTAACAGTTAATTTAGGTATTATTAATACTATTAAAAATATTGAAAACCTGAGAAAATATGTAGTTAATCAGGTAATCAATGTATCAAGTGCTCAAGTTCAAATTGCAGTGTTAAGCGGCAACATACAGCAAACTTTAAATGATTATATAAGCGGGAATACAACGAATTTTTCTGTTGGAATTCCCATACATTCAATGGAAACATATATATACAATATTCAAAACAGACTGGAAGACTACAAAAGCACAAAAAGTTATGATACTCTCAAGAAAGACTTAACAGCTATACAAGAAGATATACAAAATTTAAAAAAAGCAGTAAATAATTTACCTGAAAAATATAATCCAGTAGAAGATAGTGATAAAATAGTTAACATTACTTATTATTTAAACCATCTGCAAAGCGCTTTAAACGATTTTAGTTCTACATATTCTCAAGGTTTCTTGCCATATTTTAATAATATGATACAGGAGAACCAAAAGACTTTTTATGTTTCATTAGGAGTTAGCGTTATAATTGCTATTCTAATTTTAATTTATGTAATAATAATTGTGAGAAAAATAAGGAAATTTGCAAAATTTATCAATTCAGAAATTGACGCTGCAGTAAAACAATCAGAGAAAGTTATGAATTATGCGGTAAACATAAGAGATAAATCAGAAGAAAATACTATGAACATAACTTCTTCAAAACAAGGTTTAGAGGATTTAGTGAATGGAATTAACATAATTTCAGAAAATATAAATGAAGTTGCTGAGTCTATTACTAAAGTTTCGGAGACTAATGAAAATTTGTCACAAGTTTCCGATAAACTTATGAGAGACATGAATGAAGCAATGATGAAAATCAAAGAAATAGAAGAAAATGCAAACAGGCAAGGTGAAGAAGTTAAATCATTAATTGAGTCTTTACAAGAGAGCTTGGAAAACTCCAAAAATACTTCAAAACAATTGAATGAACTAGAGAAAAGAATGGGTGGTATAAAAGATATTCTTTATTCAATATCAGATATAGCTGAGCAGACGAATCTTTTGGCACTTAATGCGGCAATTGAAGCAGCAAGAGCTGGAGAAAACGGAAGAGGATTTGCAGTTGTAGCAGAGGAAATAAGGAAACTTGCAGCGCAATCGACAGAAAGTGTAGAAAGAATAGGAGAGATAATAGAATCTCTTACCCAATTTACAAGAGATACTGTTGATAATGTTATCAAAAACATTGATACTTCTACAAAAGCTTCCAGCGAGGTGAATAAAGTATTAGATATATTTGAACAGACAAAAGAAGGATTTGACAAAGTTTCTGATATTATTAGTGAAATTTCTGTTGCGGCAGAAGAGACAGCTGTAAGTTCTAGTCAAACACTACACGCCATGAGAAACGTAATGGCAGCATCACAAAATATATCTGCACAGGTAGAAGAATTATTGGCTTCTTCGCAGCAACTTTTGGCAGAGATAAATGTAGTAGATGAAAATAATTTAAAAAATCTTGATCACATAAAAGAACAGGTTGAATATACTGAAGAGCTAAAGGCTAATATGCAAAAAATTACGAATATCGTAAAACAACTATAA
- a CDS encoding DUF7916 family protein, with amino-acid sequence MKRIFELTMKDIEGMDKNMLIETIRTSEGRTVMAETIVTVPPLVYGVSNMELAAAFGSDMITLNFFDFQKPFIFGIDDIGINFSAGPSELQKIVEIASKNAEDFDYIKRLKKIVGRFIGVNIEPVPEGVNYVEGRKLNKENLLKAKEYGFDYVIITGNPNTGVSVSTIIEGIELAKEIFGENMMVIAGKMHGAGSGNIYEDEILKDFVKAGADCVLIPAPGTVPGVDLNLAKRQIEAIHESGALAMTTIGTSQEGSQKSTIEYIGVQSKMAGADIQHIGDAGYAGVALPENIMALSVAIRGVRHTYRRMAYSLNK; translated from the coding sequence ATGAAAAGAATATTTGAACTTACAATGAAAGACATTGAAGGAATGGACAAAAATATGCTTATTGAAACGATAAGGACTTCTGAAGGAAGGACGGTAATGGCAGAGACTATTGTAACAGTTCCACCGCTGGTTTATGGAGTATCAAATATGGAACTGGCAGCTGCGTTTGGGAGTGATATGATTACGTTGAATTTTTTTGACTTTCAAAAACCATTTATTTTTGGCATAGACGATATAGGAATAAACTTTTCGGCTGGGCCTTCTGAATTACAAAAAATAGTCGAAATAGCCTCCAAAAATGCAGAAGATTTTGACTATATTAAGAGACTCAAAAAGATTGTGGGAAGGTTTATAGGTGTAAATATAGAGCCAGTTCCTGAAGGAGTAAATTATGTAGAGGGACGAAAATTAAATAAAGAAAATCTTTTAAAAGCTAAAGAATACGGTTTTGATTATGTCATTATAACTGGTAATCCCAATACAGGGGTAAGTGTCAGCACGATAATAGAAGGAATAGAATTAGCAAAAGAAATTTTTGGTGAAAATATGATGGTCATTGCTGGAAAAATGCACGGTGCTGGCTCAGGAAACATATATGAAGACGAAATTTTAAAAGATTTTGTAAAAGCAGGTGCTGATTGTGTTTTGATACCAGCGCCTGGTACCGTTCCAGGAGTTGATTTAAATCTTGCAAAAAGACAGATAGAAGCCATCCATGAATCAGGTGCATTAGCAATGACTACAATTGGCACATCACAAGAGGGTTCACAAAAAAGCACAATAGAATATATTGGTGTTCAATCAAAAATGGCAGGTGCAGACATACAGCATATAGGAGATGCAGGATATGCAGGAGTGGCACTTCCTGAAAACATAATGGCGCTATCTGTTGCCATAAGAGGAGTAAGGCATACTTATAGGAGAATGGCATATTCTTTGAATAAGTAA